Proteins found in one Meiothermus cerbereus DSM 11376 genomic segment:
- the malQ gene encoding 4-alpha-glucanotransferase, producing the protein MKIERAFGLLLHPTSFPGRWGIGALGREAERFLDWLASSGARYWQVLPLGPTSYGDSPYQAFSAFAGNPYLIDPEMLIEKGWLEKNEEPPPYPAGSVNYGWLYETRWPLLRRAFAGFQERATAQDKALLRAFVEEEKTWLEDYALFMALKTRFGGKPWNEWSPELRDRKPAALVKAREELAYEVALHEWIQWLFYTEWGQTKAYAESKGIQIIGDMPIFVAFDSSDVWANPQYFYLDDSGNPTVVAGVPPDYFSETGQLWGNPLYRWDVMEQENFAWWVARIKQSLKQCHLVRIDHFRGFEAYWEIPFGMPNAVKGRWVKAPGEKLFAAVRAALGDAPIIAEDLGVITPEVEALRDGFGFPGMKILQFAFSDDGNIFLPHNYPPDGNVVVYSGTHDNDTSLGWFRTAPEAERAFMRDYLARYQIRCLSEYEVAGALIELAFKSPARLAIIPLQDVLGLGTEARMNFPGRLGGNWSWRYAESDLEPGLAAGLRALAEANQRA; encoded by the coding sequence ATGAAAATCGAACGCGCATTTGGCCTTCTGCTTCACCCCACCAGCTTTCCGGGTCGTTGGGGGATTGGGGCTTTGGGCCGCGAAGCGGAGCGCTTCCTGGACTGGCTGGCCTCGAGCGGGGCCCGCTATTGGCAGGTTTTGCCTTTGGGCCCTACCAGCTACGGCGACTCGCCCTATCAGGCCTTTTCGGCTTTTGCTGGCAACCCTTACCTGATTGACCCAGAGATGCTGATTGAAAAAGGCTGGCTCGAGAAAAACGAAGAACCCCCGCCGTACCCAGCCGGAAGCGTCAACTACGGCTGGCTATACGAGACCCGCTGGCCCTTATTAAGGCGGGCTTTTGCTGGTTTCCAGGAACGCGCTACCGCCCAGGATAAAGCGCTTTTGCGGGCTTTTGTCGAGGAAGAGAAGACCTGGCTGGAAGACTACGCGCTTTTTATGGCCCTCAAGACCCGTTTTGGCGGCAAACCCTGGAACGAGTGGAGTCCCGAACTGCGCGACCGCAAACCGGCGGCCCTGGTCAAAGCCCGTGAGGAGCTGGCCTACGAGGTAGCTCTGCATGAGTGGATTCAATGGCTGTTTTACACCGAATGGGGCCAGACCAAAGCCTACGCCGAGTCGAAGGGGATACAGATTATCGGCGATATGCCCATCTTCGTGGCCTTCGACTCCTCGGATGTATGGGCCAACCCCCAGTACTTCTACCTTGATGACAGTGGCAACCCCACGGTGGTGGCGGGTGTTCCACCAGACTATTTTTCTGAGACCGGCCAGCTCTGGGGCAATCCCCTTTACCGCTGGGACGTAATGGAGCAGGAGAACTTCGCCTGGTGGGTGGCGCGCATCAAGCAGTCGCTTAAGCAGTGCCACCTGGTGCGCATCGACCACTTCCGCGGCTTTGAAGCCTACTGGGAAATTCCTTTTGGTATGCCCAATGCGGTCAAGGGGCGCTGGGTCAAGGCCCCGGGCGAAAAACTGTTTGCCGCGGTACGGGCTGCGCTGGGCGATGCGCCCATCATTGCCGAGGATCTGGGGGTTATCACACCCGAGGTAGAGGCCCTGCGCGACGGCTTTGGTTTTCCCGGCATGAAGATTCTTCAGTTTGCTTTTTCGGATGATGGAAATATCTTTTTGCCGCACAACTACCCGCCGGATGGCAATGTGGTGGTGTACAGCGGAACCCACGACAACGACACCAGCCTGGGGTGGTTCCGCACCGCTCCAGAGGCCGAGCGGGCTTTCATGCGTGATTACTTGGCCCGCTACCAGATCCGCTGCTTGTCGGAATACGAAGTGGCCGGGGCCCTGATTGAGCTGGCTTTCAAGAGCCCAGCCAGGCTGGCCATAATTCCCTTGCAAGATGTGCTGGGGTTGGGTACCGAGGCCCGGATGAACTTCCCCGGACGGCTGGGGGGCAACTGGTCGTGGCGCTATGCCGAAAGCGACCTCGAGCCCGGTCTGGCTGCTGGTCTGCGGGCCCTGGCCGAGGCCAACCAGCGCGCTTGA
- a CDS encoding VOC family protein: MNIAGVLETCVYATDLEAAKGFYQGLLGLELFAEQPARHLFFRVGPGVFLVFNPQATQQEAVLPPHGAEGSVHVCFRVAAEELQSWAERLEAHGYPVTWAEWKAGRSLYVRDPAGNLVEFAPAAIWGLAEG, from the coding sequence ATGAACATTGCCGGGGTACTCGAGACCTGTGTGTATGCGACCGACCTCGAGGCGGCCAAAGGCTTCTACCAGGGATTACTGGGCCTGGAACTCTTTGCGGAGCAGCCTGCGCGACATTTGTTTTTCCGGGTAGGGCCGGGGGTTTTCCTGGTGTTCAACCCCCAGGCCACCCAGCAAGAGGCCGTCCTGCCACCGCATGGGGCCGAGGGTAGCGTGCACGTGTGCTTTCGGGTAGCAGCAGAGGAACTGCAAAGCTGGGCAGAGCGGCTCGAGGCGCACGGCTACCCCGTCACCTGGGCCGAGTGGAAGGCTGGCCGCAGCTTGTATGTTCGCGACCCCGCAGGCAACCTGGTTGAGTTTGCTCCGGCCGCAATTTGGGGTTTGGCCGAAGGTTGA
- a CDS encoding aminotransferase class III-fold pyridoxal phosphate-dependent enzyme, whose amino-acid sequence MERSSKEVIQENRDYTLFSWSVQSSANPIHMTRSKGVWFWDGDGNKWLDFSSQLININVGHQHPKVLEAIKKQVDELCFAGPSFATEPRGQLGKKLAEVTGLAKSFFCLGGAEANENAMKIARLYTGRDKIITRYRSYHGATMGAMTASGDPRRWPVEPGIPGIVRVFDPYCYRCPFGKSPDSCQRECVSHIEEIIQLEGPHTIAAIMVEGITGSNGLLVPPDDYYPKLRALCDKYGILLITDEVMSGFGRTGKWLSTQHYGIKPDIVTCAKGLTSGYMPLGAVIVSQPIADFFEDHMLWGGLTYSGHPVSCAAAVANLAVYEEEHLFENTEEQGKYLGERLEAMRRKYACVGDVRYIGLFSVIELVKDKASKEPLAPFNGTSPEMQKLASYLKSKHIYAFSRFNMLWVCPPLVINREELKYGLDVIEEGLALVDEALGVMGAAAD is encoded by the coding sequence ATGGAACGCTCGTCTAAGGAAGTTATTCAAGAGAACCGCGACTACACCTTGTTTTCGTGGTCGGTGCAAAGCAGCGCGAACCCCATCCACATGACGCGCTCAAAAGGCGTGTGGTTCTGGGATGGCGATGGCAACAAATGGCTGGACTTTAGCAGCCAGCTCATCAACATCAACGTGGGCCACCAGCACCCCAAGGTGCTCGAGGCCATCAAGAAGCAGGTGGACGAACTGTGTTTTGCGGGCCCCAGTTTTGCTACCGAGCCAAGGGGGCAGCTGGGCAAAAAGCTGGCTGAAGTAACCGGGCTGGCCAAGTCGTTTTTTTGCCTGGGTGGAGCTGAGGCCAACGAAAACGCTATGAAGATAGCCCGTCTGTATACGGGCCGCGACAAAATCATTACCCGTTACCGCAGCTACCACGGGGCCACCATGGGCGCCATGACCGCCTCGGGTGACCCCCGGCGCTGGCCGGTGGAGCCGGGCATTCCGGGTATTGTGCGGGTTTTTGACCCCTACTGCTACCGCTGCCCCTTTGGCAAAAGCCCGGATAGCTGCCAGCGGGAGTGTGTGAGCCACATCGAAGAGATCATCCAGCTAGAAGGCCCCCACACCATCGCGGCCATTATGGTCGAGGGCATTACCGGCTCGAATGGGCTTTTGGTGCCGCCCGACGACTACTATCCCAAGCTGCGGGCGCTGTGCGACAAATACGGCATCTTGCTCATTACCGACGAGGTGATGAGTGGGTTTGGCCGCACCGGAAAGTGGCTCTCCACCCAGCACTATGGCATCAAACCCGACATCGTGACCTGCGCCAAGGGCCTCACCAGCGGGTATATGCCGCTGGGGGCGGTGATTGTTTCCCAGCCGATTGCCGACTTTTTTGAAGATCACATGCTGTGGGGAGGCCTGACCTACTCCGGCCACCCAGTCTCGTGTGCTGCCGCTGTGGCTAACCTCGCGGTTTACGAGGAAGAGCACCTGTTTGAAAACACCGAAGAGCAGGGCAAATACCTTGGTGAGCGCCTCGAGGCCATGCGCAGGAAATACGCTTGTGTGGGGGACGTTCGCTACATTGGCCTATTTAGCGTGATCGAGCTGGTGAAGGACAAAGCCAGCAAAGAGCCCCTGGCCCCCTTCAACGGCACTTCCCCCGAGATGCAAAAGCTGGCTAGCTACCTCAAGTCCAAGCACATCTATGCCTTTAGCCGCTTCAACATGCTCTGGGTCTGCCCGCCTTTGGTGATTAACCGCGAGGAACTCAAATACGGCCTGGACGTGATTGAAGAGGGCCTGGCCCTGGTAGACGAGGCGCTGGGTGTGATGGGTGCAGCGGCTGATTAG